Genomic window (Macaca thibetana thibetana isolate TM-01 chromosome 6, ASM2454274v1, whole genome shotgun sequence):
AGGTGACGGCGGGAACCTTGGAACTATCTTCCTCCCAGGGCTGCAGATTCTGCAGAGCAAAGAGTGACGAGTTGTGCAGACAGAGCGGGTCGGGCTGGATGGAGTCGTTGAGGCTCTTTTGGAAGGCGTCGTGTTGCAGCTGCAGCATGAGCCGGCTCGCCTGCTGCCGCTCCGCCTCCCGCTCCTCCGCCGTCTGCCGCCTGCAccgggggagggagagggacagcACCGTCATGCACCCGGCACCGCGGGGCCGCCGGCGGGGCCCCGGCCCTCCCGGGAGCCGAGGCCATCCGGGAGCCTCGAGGCGCAGAAACCGTCTGCCTCCCAGCCCGCGCTTTACGCCCGAGGCCCTCATATCCAGGGAGCAGGTTGggatcatttgtttttgttgtgtgcCAGAGGGTCTCCAGGAGGGGACTCTGCCCGCCGCCCACCTGCACGCCCGGGTACTGTGGCTTCACCAACAATAAAGACTGTGCCTTTCGCCGAATAGCAAGGGCAGAGCCTATGTGTAACTGACTTGGCCCTGCGGGAACCGGGGTCGCTGGGGTCCGCGGGTGGGCAGTCTGGCTCTGCACCACCCGCACGACGCCCGGGGGCTAGGTCAGTCTCATCCAGTTCGCCTAGGGCCTGTCTTGAACCCCTTTCCAGACGCGATCGCTTCGCCGTTTACGGGTTGAATCAAAACAGAGATGGGATAAAAACGCGGCTGGAGTGGAGACGCGGAGATGGGGTGGTGCGGGGGAGGAAAACGGCGTCCACGAGGGTTGTTGAAAATCCGAGAGGGCGGgctggaagaaggaggagaaggaaagtgcGAGAGGgccgtgtgtgcgtgtgtgtgtgtgcgtgtgtgtttgggGGGGTGAGAGGAAATCAAGTGAGCGCAGGAGACCGTGCAAAACACGGGGAGAGAGTTGGAAGGGCTCACGAaagatggggatggggatggaggaGAAACTGAGGCGTGGGAGACCACGATGGAGAGAGAAGCACAGGCCAGCGAGAAGGGTGAAAGGAAGAGGTACAATCTGCGAAGGCGGGTGGGGGTGTGTTGGGGAGAGGATGGGAGGGGGCGGGGGTAGTGGATAGCCTTAAAATGGGGCTAGTCGAGGCTGCGGCTCGGGGCGGGGCAGGTGAAGGGCAGGTGTAAGGTGGGCCAGGTCAGGCCTCTCTCACCGCCACTTGGTCCTCCGGTTTTGGAACCAGGTCTTGACCTGCGCGTCCGTCATTTTGAGGGACTTGGCGAGCGCCGCCCTCTCGGCAGAGGCCAGGTACTTCTGGCGATGGAAGCGCTTTTCCAGCTCGCAGATCTGCACCCGGGAAAAGGACGTGCGCGGCTTCTTACGCTTGGGCGGCGTCCGGTTCTGGTAGGGGTGGCCGATGCGCCGGGTCACGGTGAAGGGCGTGAGTGCGGCCGCCGCTGCGGAGACACACGAGAGCCCCTGAAGCCCAGCCCGGCTCGGCCACCGTTCAGGCCCCATGCGGACCCCGTGGCGCCCCGTGGGGCACGGAGAGCTCAGCTATTTCGCTGGTCGCGCGCATTTCCAGCGACACCAAGCCGGTCGGGAGACGCCCTCGCCCCCTGTCCCTTCCCCCAGGCACGGGCTTATTTTCCTGCAACTCTCCGATTACCCTCCCCACTACGGCTGCCCGGGGCACTGGGGCCGAGGCCTCAGCCGCGCTTGGGCCTCTGGAATGGTTTCCGGGAGTGGAGCGCACAGGGCGCGGCGCCTCTGGCCCCGAGAGGGCGGAGGCCTGGAGCCTGGTCGCCAGCTCTGCTCACCTGTGAAGCGGTCTTTAACGAAGCGGCGGCTGCTCTCCATCCAGGGGAAATTGAGGCCGCCCAAGCTGGAGACCGTGGGCACGGAGGGCATGGCGGGTAGCGCGCTTGGCAGAGGCGGTGGCACGGCCCCGGGCAGCGGCCTGTGCGCCGGCACCCGGATCACGCCGGCGGGCGCTAGGCTCAGGTTGACACTGTAAGATCCCGCGTCCTCGAAGGGCGCGCCGAGGCCCGCAAAGGAGGCGGGCAGAGACGGGTATGTGGCGCCCGGACGGCCCCCCGGGGgccctcccaggtagctggcgCCGTCGGGGCCCCGCGGGGCGGGTGCGCTGTCCTGGTCCGGGCTGTTAAGGATCTGGTCGATGCCGAAGCTGATGGGCTCGTGCGGGTGCGGGGTCTGCGCGCTGGCGGGCGCCTCCATCCTGGGCGGGCggaagggctgggctgggctgggcgggGAGGCGGCTGGGTCCCGGTTACGGCGCGGCCATGGAGCGCCCGGCGCCTCTCGTCGCACTGAAACTTTGCCAAGAGTGCGCGGGCCCGACAGGCTCTGTGTCATCTTTCTTGAACCGAACCTGGAGTTTCCGCTGCTAATTCCTCTCCCGCCGCAGCCATTGGCTGCGATCAACAAGCCTCTCTCCTCTCATTGGCTCCCGGCTTTCAATAAAGGCCTAATTCATGGAAATAGGAGCTTAGGGACTGTTCCAAGGTGACATCATTTTAACAAACGAACAATAGGTCAAATTTATTAGCCGGGATAATGGGCGGCGGATATTAGCGCCCGAACCGCACGCAGCCTCCCAAACCCGAAATCTAACGAAGCTGCAATTAGCAGACGCTCCCCGCTCCTCCCGGCCGGGCCACTTCCCAGACAGTGCGCTGGGCGGGTAGAGCGCTCCGCTTGTGAAATTGTCTTTTGCTGAGCGGGTTTTcgttttcttccaattttttttttcgtcTGAGCAAAAGCCAAACCAAATGCATCCTTTCAGTTACAATGGAGTTGCAACCCCGGGAGGACCCGGCGGGATCTGCAGAAGCCCCTTGGACACTACAGCCGCTGGAGGAACGAAAGAGGCGCACTCCCGGGGGCAGGCTTCGCGCTGCCTGCGCGCGGGGCGAGGGGAGCACCGTAGCGTTCTCCGCGCTCCGGAGGACGCCGACCCGCGTGGGGAGAATTCGCCCCCGCCCGGGTTTCGGCCGCGGCGTCGCGGCCACTTTGGAGACACTCCCTGGCTCCGGCCAGGCGGACCGAGGCGTGACTCGCAGGTGCCCACGCGTGCCAGCTGCGGCTGGGCTAGGGACGCGGGGTCGCCCAGTGGGGAGCGGGGACCTGACTCTCGAAATTCGTTGCAGAATGGAGGGGGCTGTGGTCGCGCATGGGAACCCGCTCGCGGCTCAGCGGGTCTAGGGACTTCGGGTTACCGAATGTCAAAGGCGCGGGCAGCTCATAGTTAGAGCAAATCGCAGGATTTTTTGGGAAAAGCGAGTGGTGAGCCCCTTCCGGCTCCAGTCCAGTCTGGGCACTGGAACCACTCCCCGTTCTGCCCGCGCCTCAGTGACTGTCTATCCAGGCCCAGGGCACCGTGGACAGGACCGCACACGTAGTCACCTTCCGCTGCAGCTTTGGGGAGACAAGCGGAATCATTTTCTTCCACCTAATTCTAAAATCGTTAGATGTAAACTCTTTGAGTGTCGCACCCCTGGCCTGggctcttcctcctgccccttgTGGTGCGGACAGTGGTGAGAGCTCGGATGTACTGTTGGCCAGAAGTGTGTTCAAATTTGGACTGGCCACTTcctagctgagtgaccttgagtAAGTGACTCCATATATTTAGGTTTCGGTTTTCTCGTTTGCAAAAAGGGAAATAATGCGTGCATGCAGGTTGTTTGTGAGCCGCGAGTGAGATATTGAGGGAGCGCAGAGCACTGGGCCTGGCACGTAGTGGGCACTGGGAAGCGTGGCTCACCTCCCACTGCATCCCCCCAGAGTAATGGCTGATATATTATTGTTGTGactcttgtttattttgttggcagttttattttatttgcagggGCTCAGTACGTTGGAGAGAAAGGTGTTTGTCTACCAGTAGGGTCAGTTTCAGAGGACAGGGAAGGACAGGAGGTGCAGGTTGGGGATTCTTTCTATCTTCTCCCAACAATCCAAAGGCGTCAGGATTTGCAGGGCCTCCAGGCCTGGGTCTGGAGTTAGGTCACTTGCCCgctgcgtgaccttgggcaagttactggcCCTTGCTGAGCCTTCCTGGTGGGTGTGGAGAGGGAGGCCCAACAGTGAGGGGTGAAAGCTGCAGGATGCCTGGAGTCTGGGCAAGTGCTCCCTCACTCGCTTCCAGCGACAAGGACCCTCAGATGGGGTAGATGCCATTGCTCTGGCCCCAGGGGGCCTCCTGCTTCTAATTCAGGCTCTGCCACTGgcagggtgggggctgtggggtCCCTAACTGCCCCTCCCAGAACCgcattttccttatttgtaaaacaaaaaggGCACCAGCTACCCCCAGGGTGGCTGTGAGAACCAAATGAGATAGCATCTGTGGAAGTGCCTGTGAGAAACTCTGGCGGTTATATAATAATAACTTTAATGACAACTATAAAGCTACTGTAGCTGAGAACCTAGCCTGTGCCAGGCAGGGAGGTGGACACTTATTTATTCTTCACAATGACCCTGTGAGGAAAGGGCTGTTAGTGGCCCCAATTTCTCACTAATGAGGGAATTGAGGCTTTGAGAGTTCAAGGGAAGCACAGCTCCCCACTTGCGGGCTGGAGTTGGCACCTCACCAGCTCCTCTTCCCTTCTGGCTTCCAGTGTCCCGGACTCAGGGCTGCCCTTGTCACTTTAGACACTGTTAAATCGGGACAACAAGGCCCACCGCACAGAGGTTTGTGGCACGGAACTAAGGTGTGGGTGGTACAGCACTGCTCCCAGGGTGTGTGCTTAAGAATGGGATTCTCACCTCCGTTTACCAGCTGTGGACTCTGAATTATTCatcttctttgtgcctcagttttctcatctagtAAATAAACCTCATAAGATTAAATAAGCTCCTCCAGGTAAAACCTGGCATGGGTCAGGGCTGTGCTTCATTGCTTGGGTTCTGGCTTCCTGAGATCCACGGTTCCTTATGGTCCAGCCCTGTCATCCAGATGAAGGTGCTTTGGGCCACTAATCATAAGCCTCCTTTCACTTCCTATCCAGATAGCTCTTAGGCAGCTCAGGAATGGGGGTAACTTGGGTCAGGTATGAGAACTCTGAGAATcctaggacagtggttctcagagtgtgttcccagagcagcagcatcagcatcactggagaatttgttagaaatgcaaattcctggaCCCTCGCCAGACCTACGGAATCAGAACTCTGGGGTAGGACTTGGCAGTCTgtgtttaacaagccctccaggtgacaCTGATGCCTGCTCAACTCTGGAAGCCAATGCCCAGAATACTGTCCATTTCATCCGAGTTTTCAAATGTGTTGTTACAACACTGTGGGAAGATTGTCTCAGAATTTGCAACTCTCATACGAATCTGTACTAATACCTTCCACTTCTCATTCCCAGTGTTGCTCATTCATGTCTTCTCCTGATCATACTTGCCAAAGGTTtgttattttgttggtttttaaaaaagcctttGATGTCTTATCCCCTTTTAAAATGCCACCTCTTTCATGAATGTTGtggtttcaaaaattatttatttcttctttgctgagttgaaaatttgtcaaattttctttctttttaaataaatgcatttgaggGCATACATTTTCCTCTGAGCACTGTTTTGGCCAGATATGTTCTGATATGTATTTGGTGTTCCTGAGGTTGTAATTTCTTGCTGCCCTTGTAATTTGCCTGCTGTCACTTGAACAGTGAGGCACACACACTGAAAGAGATTAGGAAATGAGAATTGTAAGAACCGGGACCAGGATTCCTGGAGCTAGAGAGACCTTCAGGACACAGCacatcctctcctcttctccatgAAGAAGCTGGGAGAAAGGGGTGCAGCTGGTGGAGGCTTTGCTGAGAGTCATCTAGAAGATGGTGGGGCTTCAGGGGTGACAGAAAAGATGCTGGGATTTCCAACTGGCCCAGGAACCCAGCTGTGGGAGGCTCCTCCAGGCTCATTCTGCCATTGACTTCCTG
Coding sequences:
- the TLX3 gene encoding T-cell leukemia homeobox protein 3; the protein is MTQSLSGPRTLGKVSVRREAPGAPWPRRNRDPAASPPSPAQPFRPPRMEAPASAQTPHPHEPISFGIDQILNSPDQDSAPAPRGPDGASYLGGPPGGRPGATYPSLPASFAGLGAPFEDAGSYSVNLSLAPAGVIRVPAHRPLPGAVPPPLPSALPAMPSVPTVSSLGGLNFPWMESSRRFVKDRFTAAAALTPFTVTRRIGHPYQNRTPPKRKKPRTSFSRVQICELEKRFHRQKYLASAERAALAKSLKMTDAQVKTWFQNRRTKWRRQTAEEREAERQQASRLMLQLQHDAFQKSLNDSIQPDPLCLHNSSLFALQNLQPWEEDSSKVPAVTSLV
- the LOC126956983 gene encoding uncharacterized protein LOC126956983 encodes the protein MELQPREDPAGSAEAPWTLQPLEERKRRTPGGRLRAACARGEGSTVAFSALRRTPTRVGRIRPRPGFGRGVAATLETLPGSGQADRGVTRRCPRVPAAAGLGTRGRPVGSGDLTLEIRCRMEGAVVAHGNPLAAQRV